One window of Ziziphus jujuba cultivar Dongzao chromosome 5, ASM3175591v1 genomic DNA carries:
- the LOC125422821 gene encoding serine/threonine-protein kinase-like protein CCR4 → MAFFFNNNTLFFLCFFFFFSIFCCSFPSVYSLSTVSISETSNQTLICALLQPNNNLTCTSFPPGINIPVNPNAPLTTGIVSGNGFLCSLMSDSSSPFSSTSILSCWRFSVNGTNMEYKRLYRGPPLREVSAGNSSICGVVNGTNRLECWQWPKFRSDPDHFQGQNFSSIAVGEEFVCGLSSTTSSITCLGGNTSVVGSEPKGNYSKIAAGFNHACAISMNNSLECWGDMKGEKPTRKFISLALGENRSCGLTTNGLVSCWGENNFTLPENLRENRFISIEAKKSVFCGISTKNYSLFCWGNEMLESQNSTVFDNVMPGTCMRECPYGTLQLPGYGNFCKEGILCYPSIEETATSPLSPPLSPSPPPQPQTKSSKNGLSNEMIAFIVLGSVGSLSLVVVCCYFLSRFCNIRGRKVHDSGPLDDSTGTQQSHNRTQQAQPAQPVLEKRLSHLISIGNGAHLEEFSLEVLLDATGNFSEDHKIGTGSFGSVYHGKLGDGREVAIKRAEVSTSTSNTPGITRKQEDKDSAFVNELDFLSRLNHKHLVRLLGFYEDDKERVLVYEFMENGSLNDHLHRLENSPLSSSWAARIKVALDAARGIEYLHVYSIPPVIHRDIKSSNILLDATWTAKVSDFGLSLMGPEEEGSHLSLLAAGTVGYIDPEYYRLQQLTSKSDVYSFGVVLLELLSGLKAIHKNENGVPRNVVDYMVPYIVRDEIHRVLDPKVPPPTPFEIEAVKYIGYMAADCVALEGRDRPTMLEIVGYMERALAACFARPPRSRSPSIESLA, encoded by the coding sequence ATGGCTTTTTTCTTCAATAACAACACTCTGTttttcctctgcttcttcttcttcttctccatattTTGCTGCTCTTTTCCATCTGTTTATTCACTTTCCACTGTATCAATATCTGAAACTTCAAATCAGACATTGATCTGTGCTTTGCTTCAGCCTAACAACAATCTCACTTGTACTAGTTTCCCTCCTGGAATCAATATTCCAGTCAATCCCAATGCTCCATTGACTACGGGGATAGTTTCTGGAAATGGGTTTCTCTGTTCTTTGATGTCTGATTCTTCATCTCCTTTCTCTTCCACTTCCATTCTCAGTTGCTGGAGGTTCTCCGTTAATGGAACTAATATGGAATACAAGCGTTTATACCGTGGACCACCTCTCAGGGAAGTTTCTGCAGGAAATTCATCCATTTGTGGAGTGGTTAATGGGACTAACCGTCTTGAATGTTGGCAATGGCCTAAATTTAGATCCGATCCCGATCATTTCCAAGGCCAAAACTTTTCGAGCATAGCAGTGGGTGAGGAATTTGTATGTGGGTTATCTTCTACGACATCAAGTATCACTTGCTTAGGAGGAAATACCAGCGTCGTCGGCAGTGAACCCAAAGGGAATTACAGTAAAATTGCTGCTGGGTTCAATCATGCATGTGCAATCTCCATGAATAACAGCTTGGAATGCTGGGGAGACATGAAGGGTGAGAAACCAACACGAAAGTTCATTTCTTTGGCATTGGGAGAAAATCGCAGTTGTGGTTTAACAACCAATGGTTTGGTTTCCTGCTGGGGTGAAAACAATTTCACTTTGCCGGAAAATCTGAGAGAGAATCGTTTCATTTCCATTGAAGCAAAGAAAAGTGTTTTCTGTGGGATTTCCACAAAGAATTATTCTCTCTTCTGTTGGGGAAATGAGATGTTGGAATCACAAAATTCCACGGTTTTCGACAATGTCATGCCCGGAACATGCATGAGAGAATGCCCTTATGGTACTCTTCAATTGCCGGGCTACGGCAATTTCTGTAAAGAAGGTATTCTCTGCTATCCTTCAATTGAAGAAACAGCCACTTCACCATTATCGCCGCCATTGTCGCCTTCTCCGCCGCCGCAACCGCAGACGAAATCATCAAAAAATGGTCTTAGCAATGAAATGATAGCGTTTATAGTGTTGGGTTCGGTGGGCTCTTTGTCTTTGGTTGTGGTTTGCTGTTACTTTCTATCCAGGTTCTGCAATATCAGAGGCAGAAAGGTCCACGACTCAGGCCCTTTGGATGATTCAACAGGAACCCAGCAGAGCCACAACCGAACTCAACAAGCTCAACCAGCACAACCTGTACTAGAGAAGAGGCTGAGCCACTTGATCAGCATTGGCAATGGAGCTCATTTGGAGGAATTCTCTCTCGAAGTCTTACTCGACGCCACCGGAAACTTCTCCGAAGATCATAAGATCGGGACAGGAAGTTTCGGCTCTGTTTATCATGGAAAACTGGGTGACGGCCGAGAAGTAGCCATTAAAAGGGCAGAGGTCTCGACCTCCACATCGAACACTCCAGGAATAACAAGAAAACAAGAAGACAAAGACAGTGCTTTCGTCAACGAGCTCGACTTTCTTTCCAGACTTAACCACAAGCATTTGGTTCGGCTTCTGGGTTTCTATGAAGATGATAAAGAGAGAGTTTTGGTCTATGAATTCATGGAAAACGGCTCTCTGAATGATCACCTTCACAGGCTCGAAAACTCCCCTTTGTCTTCCTCTTGGGCTGCTCGGATCAAAGTGGCACTAGACGCAGCAAGAGGGATAGAGTATCTCCACGTATACTCAATCCCACCAGTCATACATAGGGATATAAAGTCGTCTAATATACTTCTGGATGCCACGTGGACTGCCAAGGTGTCAGATTTTGGACTTTCCTTGATGGGTCCGGAAGAGGAAGGGTCCCACCTTTCCCTTTTGGCAGCTGGAACTGTGGGGTATATAGACCCGGAATACTATAGGCTTCAACAATTGACTTCTAAAAGTGATGTTTATAGCTTTGGAGTGGTACTATTAGAATTGCTTTCTGGGTTGAAAGCAattcataaaaatgaaaatggagtACCAAGAAATGTGGTTGATTATATGGTGCCGTATATTGTTCGAGATGAAATACATAGAGTTTTGGACCCTAAAGTGCCCCCGCCTACTCCATTTGAGATAGAGGCCGTGAAATATATAGGGTACATGGCCGCCGATTGTGTGGCTTTGGAAGGCAGAGATAGACCAACTATGTTGGAGATTGTAGGTTACATGGAAAGAGCATTGGCGGCGTGCTTCGCACGGCCACCACGCTCTCGGTCGCCATCCATCGAGTCTCTGGCATAG